The DNA region CCGCATTATGGCAACCCTCGGCGCCCGCGACGCCCTGCTGCTCGACGGCGGCAGCAGCGCCGGCCTGTCGTGGAACGGCTCGGTCGTCCTCGACAGCATCCGCAAGGTCAGCTACGGCATCGGCGTGTTCACTAACTACACCGGCCGGCGCTACGCCCGCTGAAGAGGGCCAGTCGGGTTCACAGCCGGGCGAAGGTCAGCCGCATGCCCGCCAGCTGAAACCCGGCGCGGGTGATGTTTCTTTCGCTGGGCGTGCCGGGGGTCACGAACACGCTGGCGAGGGCTGCGCCCTGTTCGCGGGCCAGGTGCAGGCGGTGCGCGAGGAGGGCGGTCTGGGCGCCGCGCCCGCGACCGTCGGGGACGGTGGAGGCCGCGTACAGCGCGGCCACGTCCCCGGTGACCTGCATGGCGGCGGTGGCGATCACCTGGCCGCCCTCTTCCTCTTTGGCGGCGAAGCGTTGCACGTGCGGATGCCGGCCCACCAGGCGCATGATGTTCAGCGTGTCCTCCCCGAACCCCTGCGCCGAGAGCCGCGCCCACGTTTCGGGGTCAGGTTCAGGGCGGATAGGCAAAGCCGGGCGTTCCGGCAGGTGGGTCAGGTCGTGCGCGTACACGTGCAGGACATAAGAGACGGCGTAGCCCTCTGCCCGCAGCAGGGGCAGCAGGGACGGGGCCACGTGCGACAGGGCGTGCAGCGTGACGGGCTGATCGGCGTCCCGGCAGAACGCCTCCAGTTCGCGCAGTTCGGCTGGCGTGGGCAGGCGGGAACCGTCGAACCAGGCAATGTCCAGCGGCGTGTTCTGCCCACTGCCCACAGCGGTGAACGGCCCGATCTGCCGCACTTTTCCCCCGGTGTGGCGGTGCGCGGCGACTTCGCCGGCGTTGATGCGTTGCAGGGCGTTCATGCCGGCCAGTGTAAAGCGTGGTGGTGTTGGAACAGGCCCGCCTGGAGCGGGTAAGCCACTTCGCGTAACGGGACTCTGCTCCTGAAGCCGTACCATACTGGGATGAAGTTGATGTCCTTCCGTTCCGTCGTCCCCCCACAGGTGCGGCATTGAAGCCCGAACAGGTGCAGGCCCAGTTGACGCGCGTGCTCAGCGAGGCCATCTCGGAGCTGCGTGACCCGCGCGTGCCCATGATCGTCACGGTGGATCACGTGCACGTGACGCCCGATTACGGCCTGGCCCGCGTATACGTCAGCAGCATCGGCGGCAACATGCCCGACCTGCTCTCGGCCCTCAACCACGCCCGGGGGCATCTGCAACGCGAGGTGGCCCACCAGGTTCGCATGCGCCGCACGCCCATGCTGGAGTTCCGCGACGCGGCGGACTCTCGCTTCTGAGCAGGGCCACCTGAAGGAAGAATCCTTCTGGGTTTGGCTTTCTGCCCGGCCCAAAGAAGGACCTTTCGAACCCATGCACTAGCCTGACGGCATGTCCTTTTCTACGGAAACCGAGCTGCGGGTGCGTTACGCCGAGACGGATGCCATGGCGGTGGCCCACCACGCGAATTACCCGGTGTGGTTCGAGGTGGGCCGCACCGACCTGATGCACGCGCTGGGGGTGTCCTACCGCGAGATCGAGGCGCGGGGCTACTACCTGATGCTCAGTGACCTTCAGGTGCGTTACCGCCGCGCCGCCCGCTACGACGACCGCCTGAGCCTGACGACGCGCGTGGCCGAGGTACGCAGCCGCACCGCGAAATTCGCCTACGAGTTGCGGCGCGTGAACCCGGACGGCAGCCGCGAACTGCTGGCCACCGGCGAAACGCACCACATCGCCACCGACAAGACCTACCGCCCGGCCCGCTTCCCGGACGACCTGCTGGACCTGCTGGGCCGCGAGTAACGGCCCGGCTCAGCTCAAAGTACGGATCAGACGGTGACTTTGCGCCGTTGCAGGGACTGGTGCGCCAGCGTCAGCAGTTCCTCGGTTTCGTCCCAGGCGATGCAGGCGTCGGTGACGCTCACGCCGGGTTTCAGCCGGGTGATGTCCTGCGCAATGGGCTGTTTGCCGGCGTGCAGGTTGCTTTCCAGCATGACGCCGCGCAGGGCCCCGGCGCCCGCCTGCACCTGATGCAGCACGTCGCGGAACACCAGGTTTTGCCGCGCGTGGTCGCTGCCGCTGTTGGCGTGAGAGCAGTCCACCATCACCGCGGGCGTGACGCCGGCCGCCGTCATCAGGTCGGCGGCTTCCTTCACGAACTGCGGGGCGTAATTCGGGCCGTTCCGTCCACCGCGCAGAATCACGTGGCCGTGCGGGTTGCCGCGCGTGTGCACCACGATGGGGTGACCGTCGTCATCCACCGAGAAGAAGGTGTGCGGGTGGGCGGCGGCCACCACGGCGTCCACCGCGAGTTTCAGGCCGCCGCCCGTGCCGTTCTTGAAGCCCATCGGGGCACTGATGGCGCTGGCGATGGCGCGGTGCGTCTGCGACTCGGTGGTGCGTGCCCCCAGGCAGGCCCACGACACCGCGTCGAAGAAGTACTGCGGGGCAAACGGATCAAGCAGTTCGGTCGCCACCGGCAGTCCCAGGTCGGCCACCGCGACCATCAGTTCGCGCGTGCGTTCCAGGCCCTTGTTCATGTCGTTGCTGCCGTCCATATCCGGGTCGAGCAGGAAGCCGCGCCAGCCCACGGTGGTGCGCGGTTTATCGACGTACACCCGCATCTGCACTTCCAGGCGGTCTTTGACCTGCTCACGCAGTTCCCTCAGGCGCCGGGCGTATTCCAGGGCCTGGGCGAAGTCGTGCACACTGCACGGCCCCACCACGACCAGCAGGCGGTCATCTGCGCCGCTCAGGATATCGACCACCGCCTGCCGGCCGGCCAGCACCGTTTCTTCGGCGCGGCGGGTCAGCGGGTGGCGGGTCTTGAGGTCACGCGGCGAGCACAGGGGCGTGAACCCGGTGACGTTCAGGTTCTCGATGCGGCTGGGGGGTGGGGCCTGGGTCATGGTGGGTTCCTTTCTGTGGGGGGTGAACAGGCAACCGCCCGGCGCTTTTGTCAGGCACCG from Deinococcus fonticola includes:
- a CDS encoding acyl-CoA thioesterase → MSFSTETELRVRYAETDAMAVAHHANYPVWFEVGRTDLMHALGVSYREIEARGYYLMLSDLQVRYRRAARYDDRLSLTTRVAEVRSRTAKFAYELRRVNPDGSRELLATGETHHIATDKTYRPARFPDDLLDLLGRE
- the rbfA gene encoding 30S ribosome-binding factor RbfA; the encoded protein is MKPEQVQAQLTRVLSEAISELRDPRVPMIVTVDHVHVTPDYGLARVYVSSIGGNMPDLLSALNHARGHLQREVAHQVRMRRTPMLEFRDAADSRF
- a CDS encoding 3-deoxy-7-phosphoheptulonate synthase; this encodes MTQAPPPSRIENLNVTGFTPLCSPRDLKTRHPLTRRAEETVLAGRQAVVDILSGADDRLLVVVGPCSVHDFAQALEYARRLRELREQVKDRLEVQMRVYVDKPRTTVGWRGFLLDPDMDGSNDMNKGLERTRELMVAVADLGLPVATELLDPFAPQYFFDAVSWACLGARTTESQTHRAIASAISAPMGFKNGTGGGLKLAVDAVVAAAHPHTFFSVDDDGHPIVVHTRGNPHGHVILRGGRNGPNYAPQFVKEAADLMTAAGVTPAVMVDCSHANSGSDHARQNLVFRDVLHQVQAGAGALRGVMLESNLHAGKQPIAQDITRLKPGVSVTDACIAWDETEELLTLAHQSLQRRKVTV
- a CDS encoding GNAT family N-acetyltransferase, yielding MNALQRINAGEVAAHRHTGGKVRQIGPFTAVGSGQNTPLDIAWFDGSRLPTPAELRELEAFCRDADQPVTLHALSHVAPSLLPLLRAEGYAVSYVLHVYAHDLTHLPERPALPIRPEPDPETWARLSAQGFGEDTLNIMRLVGRHPHVQRFAAKEEEGGQVIATAAMQVTGDVAALYAASTVPDGRGRGAQTALLAHRLHLAREQGAALASVFVTPGTPSERNITRAGFQLAGMRLTFARL